A window of Streptomyces sp. SAI-127 contains these coding sequences:
- a CDS encoding LLM class flavin-dependent oxidoreductase, which translates to MPHRPPPSFGIMTAPMQVDYHDILRVWREADTIPAIEHAWLFDHLMPIGGDPDGPAHEGWTLLAALAARTRRLRLGVMVTSNRFRPPAMLAKIATTVDVVSGGRLDFGIGVGSRPDHPLARREYEAHGLPFHDSAQAVSSLAEACTLIKRLWTEEKPFDHHGTHHHLTGAFGNPKPVQRPHPPILIGGRSAATLRIAAEHADLWNIPGGDIEDVIRRSALLDRYCGEIGRDPAEITRSIHLPVSYDRPGSTRDAITEAIDAGFTHLVLGLPPPYPAHVARWVTDELVNPSVLPVTSSRTHTPRPT; encoded by the coding sequence ATGCCGCACCGACCCCCGCCCAGCTTCGGGATCATGACCGCCCCCATGCAGGTCGACTACCACGACATCCTGCGGGTCTGGCGCGAGGCGGACACCATCCCCGCCATCGAGCACGCCTGGCTCTTCGACCACCTCATGCCGATCGGAGGCGATCCCGACGGCCCGGCCCACGAAGGCTGGACCCTCCTCGCGGCCCTGGCCGCCCGGACCCGACGCCTACGGCTCGGCGTCATGGTGACCAGCAACCGCTTCCGGCCACCCGCGATGCTGGCCAAGATCGCCACAACCGTCGACGTGGTCTCAGGCGGCCGCCTCGACTTCGGCATCGGCGTCGGCTCCCGACCCGACCACCCCCTGGCCCGGCGCGAGTACGAAGCCCACGGCCTGCCCTTCCACGACTCCGCGCAAGCGGTGAGCAGCCTCGCGGAAGCCTGCACGCTGATCAAGCGCCTGTGGACCGAGGAGAAACCCTTCGACCACCACGGCACCCACCACCACCTCACCGGAGCCTTCGGCAACCCCAAACCGGTCCAGCGACCCCACCCCCCGATCCTCATCGGCGGCCGCTCGGCCGCGACCCTGCGCATCGCGGCCGAACACGCCGACCTGTGGAACATCCCCGGCGGTGACATCGAGGACGTCATCCGCCGCAGCGCCCTGCTGGACCGCTACTGCGGGGAGATCGGCCGCGACCCGGCCGAGATCACCCGCTCGATCCACCTGCCGGTCTCCTACGACCGTCCGGGCTCCACCCGCGACGCGATCACCGAAGCGATCGACGCGGGCTTCACCCACCTGGTCCTCGGCCTGCCGCCGCCCTATCCCGCCCACGTCGCCCGGTGGGTCACCGACGAACTCGTCAACCCGTCTGTCCTACCTGTCACTTCCAGCCGTACGCATACGCCGCGACCCACGTGA
- a CDS encoding glycoside hydrolase family 16 protein has protein sequence MGSHAAPHHHKRILVMVSSLLLVGGGLLGLPRADGAPAPADACRTTAAHLPRGDCGPFWQVLAEDFNGDRVPLGSFSDCEHDVDTSAAYCGGLKGKYRDNWWAYPTGWPDTAISRGREVVGVYHPEDTVSVGPAANGDGRMSVRMWRPADGGPVHAAALVPRAVMQMKYGKYSARIKVTKLAPGYKSAWLHYGGGCEMDHPEGEWTGSLSAFHHPCGGGEQGYFPGSDDWTRWHTVSTEWTPGHVRFFVDGRQTGHDTRDVPDRPLSWVLQNESALEGPGAAPGSSAQLDITWVAAYAYGWK, from the coding sequence ATGGGTTCACACGCAGCGCCGCACCACCACAAGCGAATCCTGGTGATGGTCTCGAGCCTCCTGCTCGTGGGAGGCGGCCTTCTGGGCCTTCCCCGGGCCGACGGGGCACCCGCTCCGGCCGACGCCTGCCGTACCACCGCCGCGCACTTGCCCCGCGGTGACTGCGGGCCCTTCTGGCAGGTCCTCGCCGAGGACTTCAACGGCGACCGCGTGCCACTGGGTTCCTTCAGCGACTGCGAGCACGACGTCGACACCTCCGCGGCCTACTGCGGAGGCCTGAAGGGGAAGTACCGCGACAACTGGTGGGCGTATCCCACCGGTTGGCCCGACACGGCAATCAGCAGGGGGCGGGAGGTGGTGGGGGTCTACCACCCGGAGGACACCGTGAGCGTCGGTCCCGCGGCGAACGGCGACGGAAGGATGTCCGTCCGGATGTGGCGCCCCGCCGACGGTGGCCCCGTGCATGCCGCGGCGCTGGTGCCGCGCGCGGTGATGCAGATGAAGTACGGCAAGTACAGCGCGCGCATCAAGGTCACGAAACTCGCGCCCGGCTACAAGTCCGCGTGGCTGCACTACGGCGGAGGCTGCGAGATGGACCACCCCGAAGGCGAGTGGACCGGCTCGCTCAGCGCCTTCCACCATCCCTGCGGTGGAGGTGAGCAGGGCTACTTCCCGGGAAGCGACGACTGGACGCGGTGGCACACCGTGTCCACCGAGTGGACTCCGGGCCACGTCCGGTTCTTCGTCGACGGCCGGCAGACGGGTCATGACACCCGTGACGTGCCGGACCGTCCCCTGTCCTGGGTACTCCAGAACGAAAGCGCTCTGGAGGGCCCGGGGGCGGCACCGGGAAGCAGCGCGCAGCTCGACATCACGTGGGTCGCGGCGTATGCGTACGGCTGGAAGTGA
- a CDS encoding SpoIIE family protein phosphatase: MIPGTGAAELVSATAAGAETGWEHREPSVLLVEDDPGDALLVEELVADGAVKMRLRWVRSMTEAAEVLATERPDCVLLDLHLPDAHGLEAVSLVQGLAEQVAIVVLTGLAEEQTGLAAVAAGAQDYLVKGRVEPELFGRAVRYAIQRKQTEQAAVALQAGALQAQENARLERGLLPRPLLRAEGVRVVARYRPGRAQTLLGGDFYDIVQSADGTLHALIGDVSGHGPDEAALGVALRIAWRTLVLSGITGAQQMARLEELLMAERARDEVFATLVTLAAVPGEQQAHVVRAGHHGLLQRTGTDVEWVEVPGGPALGMVPGGARWPTAQLPVPAGTSVVLFTDGLFEGHVSRGTERLGEEGLLALAREGAALDAEAFVDRLIEKAESLAEARGGLADDVAVVHLNWN; encoded by the coding sequence GTGATCCCGGGGACTGGGGCTGCCGAGTTGGTGTCGGCGACGGCAGCAGGCGCCGAGACGGGGTGGGAGCACCGGGAGCCGTCGGTTCTCCTCGTGGAGGACGATCCCGGCGACGCGCTGCTCGTGGAGGAACTGGTCGCCGACGGCGCCGTGAAGATGCGGCTGCGCTGGGTGCGGTCGATGACCGAGGCCGCCGAGGTGCTCGCCACCGAGAGGCCCGACTGTGTCCTGCTCGACCTGCACCTGCCGGACGCGCATGGACTTGAGGCGGTCTCCCTGGTCCAGGGGCTGGCCGAGCAGGTCGCCATCGTGGTCCTCACCGGGCTCGCCGAGGAGCAGACCGGTCTCGCCGCGGTCGCGGCCGGCGCACAGGACTACCTGGTCAAGGGCCGGGTGGAGCCCGAGCTGTTCGGGCGGGCGGTGCGCTACGCGATCCAGCGCAAGCAGACCGAGCAGGCGGCGGTGGCCCTGCAGGCCGGCGCGCTCCAGGCACAGGAGAACGCCCGCCTGGAACGGGGACTGCTGCCCCGCCCCCTCCTGCGCGCCGAGGGCGTCCGCGTCGTGGCCCGCTACCGGCCCGGACGCGCGCAGACCCTTTTGGGCGGCGATTTCTACGACATCGTCCAGAGCGCCGACGGCACCCTCCACGCCCTCATCGGGGACGTCTCCGGGCACGGCCCGGACGAAGCGGCCCTGGGCGTCGCCCTGCGGATCGCCTGGCGCACCCTCGTCCTCAGCGGCATCACCGGCGCGCAGCAGATGGCCCGGCTCGAGGAGCTGCTGATGGCCGAACGGGCCCGTGACGAGGTCTTCGCGACCCTCGTGACGCTGGCCGCCGTCCCGGGAGAGCAGCAGGCCCACGTCGTACGAGCCGGTCATCACGGCCTGCTCCAGCGCACCGGAACGGATGTGGAGTGGGTGGAGGTGCCCGGCGGACCGGCCCTGGGCATGGTCCCCGGCGGCGCGAGATGGCCGACGGCACAACTGCCGGTTCCGGCGGGAACGTCGGTGGTGCTCTTCACCGACGGCCTGTTCGAGGGGCATGTGAGCCGTGGCACGGAACGCCTCGGCGAGGAAGGGCTGCTGGCCCTCGCCCGCGAAGGCGCCGCCCTGGACGCGGAGGCCTTCGTGGACCGGCTGATCGAGAAGGCCGAGAGCCTCGCCGAGGCGCGGGGCGGCCTGGCCGACGATGTGGCCGTCGTCCATCTGAACTGGAACTGA
- a CDS encoding sensor histidine kinase has product MGAVRIGRRLTVQGWFYLALAVMTLLVLVGSVIGAHLLGRTAEVSDQLLRRIQPAQTEAYRLQAAQVNQETGIRGYAIAADRQFLAPYTQGKQNEASSAARLHRLIDDRPQLLADLKAIESQAADWRRTYAEPLAVSVTPGRPKPLDQQKADQGRKEFDRLRTLWKKQNTDLAKAVEDGRSHLAHERNVRDSVLAGMVAAFLLAGVACAVLVRVLVTRPLEALGTASRRVAGGDFAYVITGGGPADLTAVANAVEGMRWHVVAELEASREQEQELTRQAADLDAQAEELRRSNAELEQFAYVASHDLQEPLRKVASFCQLLEKRYGDTLDDRGRQYVDFAVDGARRMQVLINDLLTFSRVGRVNDARLPVGLDQALDKALANLGTAVEESGARVDRPEHLPEVVGDPTLLTMLWQNLVGNALKFRDPDRSPHVSITCGTDPDDPDSLLMTVTDNGIGIPEQFTEKVFIIFQRLHGRDAYGGTGIGLALCKKIVEQHGGRIWIDTVHTDGTRFCFTLPSVTENPETSGIGTEEKALT; this is encoded by the coding sequence ATGGGCGCGGTGCGGATCGGACGCCGGCTGACCGTGCAGGGCTGGTTCTACCTGGCTCTGGCTGTCATGACGCTGCTGGTGCTGGTCGGCAGCGTGATCGGCGCCCACCTGCTCGGCCGGACGGCGGAGGTCAGCGACCAACTGCTGCGCCGCATCCAGCCCGCCCAGACCGAGGCGTACCGGCTGCAAGCGGCGCAGGTCAACCAGGAGACGGGCATCCGCGGCTACGCGATCGCCGCCGACCGGCAGTTCCTCGCCCCGTACACCCAGGGCAAACAGAACGAGGCGAGCTCGGCCGCCCGGCTGCACCGGCTCATAGACGACCGGCCCCAACTGCTGGCTGACCTCAAGGCGATCGAAAGCCAGGCGGCCGACTGGCGCCGCACCTACGCCGAGCCCCTCGCGGTCTCCGTCACCCCCGGCCGGCCGAAGCCGCTGGACCAGCAGAAGGCCGATCAGGGCAGGAAGGAGTTCGACCGGCTGCGCACCCTGTGGAAGAAGCAGAACACCGACCTCGCGAAGGCGGTGGAGGACGGCCGCTCCCACCTCGCCCATGAACGGAACGTGCGCGACTCGGTCCTGGCCGGCATGGTCGCGGCCTTCCTGCTGGCCGGTGTCGCCTGTGCCGTCCTGGTCCGGGTCCTGGTGACACGCCCCCTGGAGGCGCTGGGCACGGCGTCGAGGCGGGTGGCGGGTGGAGACTTCGCCTACGTCATCACCGGCGGCGGCCCGGCCGATCTGACCGCGGTGGCCAACGCCGTCGAGGGCATGCGCTGGCACGTCGTGGCCGAACTCGAGGCCTCCCGTGAACAGGAGCAGGAGCTGACCAGGCAGGCCGCCGACCTGGACGCCCAGGCCGAGGAACTGCGCCGCTCCAACGCCGAACTGGAACAGTTCGCCTACGTAGCCTCCCACGATCTGCAGGAGCCCCTGCGCAAGGTCGCCTCCTTCTGCCAGTTGCTGGAGAAGCGTTACGGCGACACGCTGGACGACCGCGGCCGGCAGTACGTCGACTTCGCGGTCGACGGGGCCCGGCGCATGCAGGTCCTCATCAACGACCTGCTCACGTTCTCCAGGGTCGGACGCGTCAACGACGCCCGGCTGCCGGTCGGTCTCGACCAGGCACTGGACAAGGCGCTGGCCAACCTCGGGACGGCCGTCGAGGAGTCCGGCGCCCGCGTCGACCGCCCGGAACACCTGCCCGAGGTCGTCGGGGACCCCACCCTGCTGACCATGCTCTGGCAGAACCTGGTCGGCAACGCCCTCAAGTTCCGCGACCCCGACCGCAGTCCGCACGTGTCCATCACCTGTGGAACCGACCCCGACGACCCCGACAGCCTGCTGATGACCGTCACCGACAACGGCATCGGCATCCCGGAGCAGTTCACGGAGAAGGTCTTCATCATCTTCCAGCGGCTGCACGGGCGGGACGCCTACGGTGGCACCGGAATCGGTCTGGCACTGTGCAAGAAGATCGTGGAACAACACGGAGGCAGGATCTGGATCGACACCGTCCACACGGACGGCACCCGCTTCTGCTTCACACTCCCGTCCGTCACGGAAAACCCGGAGACATCCGGTATCGGCACCGAGGAAAAGGCCCTGACATGA
- a CDS encoding response regulator: MTTPAASPIDVLLVEDDPGDELMTREAFEDNKIGNTLHVVRDGEEALDFLYRRGDHTDAPRPDLILLDLNLPKYDGRQVLEKIKSDPDLAHIPVVVLTTSAAEEDILRSYKLHANAYVTKPVDLDQFIAAVRQIDDFFVQVVRLPRHF; this comes from the coding sequence ATGACCACCCCCGCCGCCAGCCCCATCGACGTGCTCCTCGTCGAGGACGATCCCGGCGACGAGCTGATGACTCGTGAGGCCTTCGAGGACAACAAGATCGGCAACACGCTCCATGTGGTCCGGGACGGCGAGGAAGCACTGGACTTCCTCTACCGACGCGGCGACCACACGGACGCGCCCCGGCCCGACCTGATCCTCCTCGACCTCAACCTCCCCAAGTACGACGGCCGACAGGTCCTGGAGAAGATCAAGTCCGACCCGGACCTGGCCCACATCCCCGTCGTCGTCCTCACCACCTCCGCGGCCGAGGAGGACATCCTGCGCAGCTACAAGCTCCACGCGAACGCCTATGTCACCAAGCCGGTGGACCTGGACCAGTTCATCGCCGCCGTCCGTCAGATCGACGACTTCTTCGTCCAGGTCGTCCGACTGCCACGGCACTTCTGA
- a CDS encoding TioE family transcriptional regulator — protein MGRKLQNEGRLRPVDLARGHGLSTQAIRNYEEAGILPAAGRTPHGYRTYTSVHAGALRAFLALVPGHGHRTATSIMRAVNEGAAEEAFRLIDESHVQLLDDRRTLEAVERALRDLEAGTASEPAAVAGPGGTFIGPLAAKLGIRPATLRKWEGAGLVRPRRDALTGYRVYDEADVRDARLTHQLRRGGYRLEQIAPLIAQVREAGGLEPLEAALRDWHGRLSARGRAMLTGAAELEAYLRERG, from the coding sequence GTGGGACGAAAGCTTCAAAACGAGGGTCGGCTCAGGCCGGTCGATCTGGCGCGCGGGCACGGTCTGTCCACCCAGGCGATCAGGAACTACGAGGAGGCCGGCATCCTCCCGGCCGCCGGTCGCACGCCGCACGGCTACCGGACCTACACCTCTGTGCACGCGGGTGCCCTGCGCGCCTTCCTCGCCCTGGTACCCGGCCACGGCCACCGGACGGCGACGTCGATCATGCGGGCGGTGAACGAGGGCGCCGCCGAGGAGGCGTTCCGTCTCATCGACGAGAGCCATGTCCAGCTCCTCGACGACCGGCGGACCCTCGAGGCCGTGGAGCGGGCCCTGCGCGACCTGGAGGCCGGCACGGCGTCCGAGCCCGCAGCGGTGGCCGGGCCCGGCGGCACCTTCATCGGACCGCTGGCGGCCAAGCTCGGGATCCGGCCCGCGACGCTGCGCAAATGGGAGGGCGCGGGGCTGGTGCGCCCGCGCCGCGACGCGCTGACCGGTTATCGCGTCTACGACGAGGCCGACGTACGGGACGCCCGGCTGACCCACCAGCTCAGGCGGGGCGGCTATCGGCTGGAGCAGATCGCACCGTTGATCGCGCAGGTGCGGGAGGCCGGAGGCCTGGAGCCGCTGGAGGCCGCGCTGCGCGACTGGCACGGCCGGCTGTCCGCCCGCGGACGAGCGATGCTGACCGGGGCGGCGGAGCTGGAGGCGTACCTCCGCGAACGCGGATGA
- a CDS encoding erythromycin esterase family protein — protein MATDIKDTAQAVDAAALMGLLPARPRLLALGEPTHGEDTLLALRNELFRQLVEQEGYRTIAIESDCLRGLAVDDYVSSGTGTLDEVMERGFSHGWGACSANRELVRWMRAHNDGRPASERLRFAGFDGPLEVTGAASPRQALTALHGYLAARVDADLLPCTAETLDHLLGTDGRWTDPAVMRDPSRSVGQSAAAGRLRLLADDLVTLLDVQTPHLVTATSRDDWERARLYGRTATGLLRYHHSMADTSPTRMARLCALRDSMMADNLLAVAARGPALVHAHNSHLQREKSAMQMWEGRVEWWSAGALVSARLGAEYAFVATALGTIRHQGVDTPTPDTVEGLLYALPQDPCLIDARRLATALGDTPPAPRESPWFGYAPLDPAHLATGDGLVFVKDALRS, from the coding sequence ATGGCGACTGACATCAAGGACACCGCCCAGGCCGTCGACGCTGCCGCCCTCATGGGACTGCTCCCGGCCCGGCCCCGGCTGCTCGCCCTGGGCGAGCCCACCCATGGCGAGGACACCTTGCTCGCACTGCGAAACGAGCTCTTCCGTCAGCTCGTCGAGCAGGAGGGCTACCGGACGATCGCGATCGAGAGCGACTGCTTGAGGGGCCTGGCGGTGGACGACTACGTCAGCTCGGGCACCGGCACCCTCGACGAGGTGATGGAGCGCGGATTCAGCCACGGCTGGGGCGCCTGTTCGGCCAACCGCGAACTCGTGCGCTGGATGCGCGCCCACAACGACGGCAGGCCCGCGTCCGAGCGGCTCCGCTTCGCCGGCTTCGACGGCCCGCTGGAGGTCACCGGCGCCGCGAGCCCCCGGCAGGCCCTCACCGCACTCCACGGCTACCTGGCGGCCCGGGTGGACGCGGATCTGCTCCCCTGCACCGCGGAAACGCTCGACCACCTGCTGGGCACCGACGGCCGGTGGACCGATCCCGCCGTGATGAGGGACCCGTCCCGGTCCGTCGGGCAGTCGGCCGCAGCGGGCCGACTGCGTCTGCTCGCCGACGATCTGGTGACGCTGCTCGACGTCCAGACACCCCACCTGGTCACGGCGACTTCCCGGGACGACTGGGAGCGGGCGCGCCTGTACGGCCGTACCGCGACCGGCCTGCTGCGCTACCACCACTCGATGGCCGACACCTCACCGACCCGCATGGCGCGCCTGTGCGCACTGCGGGATTCGATGATGGCCGACAACCTCCTCGCCGTCGCCGCGCGGGGCCCGGCACTCGTCCACGCCCACAACTCCCATCTCCAGCGGGAGAAGAGCGCGATGCAGATGTGGGAGGGCCGGGTGGAGTGGTGGAGCGCAGGTGCGCTCGTGAGCGCCCGACTCGGCGCGGAGTACGCCTTCGTGGCCACGGCCCTCGGCACGATCCGGCACCAGGGAGTGGACACACCGACGCCGGACACCGTCGAAGGACTCCTGTACGCCCTCCCGCAGGACCCCTGCCTCATCGACGCCCGGCGACTGGCCACCGCTCTCGGCGACACACCGCCCGCGCCCCGTGAGTCCCCCTGGTTCGGCTACGCCCCGCTCGATCCGGCCCACTTGGCCACCGGTGACGGCCTCGTGTTCGTCAAGGACGCCCTGCGGAGCTAG
- a CDS encoding chitosanase → MGAATCAAMFSPPRAAAAPAAAAGLDDPAKKEIAMKLVSSAENSSLDWKAQYKYIEDIGDGRGYTAGIIGFCSGTGDMLDLVELYADRKPGNVLARYLPALRRVDGSDSHDGLDPNFPDDWRKAARDTAFQQAQNDERDRVYFNPAVRQGKADGLRVLGQFAYYDAIVMHGDGGDSTSFSSIRRRALRQARPPAQGGDETTYLNAFLDARVWAMKQEEAHSDTSRVDTAQRVFLRQGNLDLNPPLDWKVYGDSFHIG, encoded by the coding sequence ATGGGAGCGGCGACCTGCGCCGCCATGTTCAGCCCTCCGCGCGCCGCGGCGGCGCCCGCGGCCGCAGCGGGCCTCGACGACCCCGCGAAGAAGGAGATCGCCATGAAGCTGGTGTCGAGCGCGGAGAACTCCTCGCTCGACTGGAAGGCGCAGTACAAGTACATCGAGGACATAGGCGACGGCCGCGGCTACACCGCCGGCATCATCGGCTTCTGCTCCGGCACCGGAGACATGCTCGACCTCGTCGAGCTGTACGCCGACCGCAAGCCCGGCAACGTCCTCGCCAGGTATCTGCCGGCACTGCGCCGCGTCGACGGCAGCGACTCGCACGACGGCCTGGACCCGAACTTCCCCGACGACTGGCGCAAGGCCGCCCGGGACACGGCGTTCCAGCAGGCACAGAACGACGAACGCGACCGCGTCTACTTCAACCCCGCCGTCAGGCAGGGCAAGGCGGACGGCTTGCGTGTGCTCGGTCAGTTCGCCTACTACGACGCCATCGTCATGCACGGCGACGGCGGCGACTCGACCAGCTTCAGCAGCATCCGCCGCCGGGCCCTGCGCCAGGCCAGGCCCCCGGCGCAGGGCGGCGACGAAACGACGTACCTGAACGCCTTCCTCGACGCACGGGTGTGGGCGATGAAGCAGGAGGAGGCGCACAGCGACACCAGCCGGGTCGACACCGCCCAACGCGTCTTCCTGCGCCAGGGCAATCTCGACCTGAACCCGCCACTGGACTGGAAGGTCTACGGGGACAGCTTCCACATCGGCTGA
- a CDS encoding SpoIIE family protein phosphatase, with protein sequence MTAAEDAGTPGKRPPATPAAGLTGALEAIGTAAYVVDEEGRVVAVNAHAEQLLARPAADFLGRDAHDLLHRDAHGHPLPRSRCDMRQAFHAGRTAQAEGDHFECGDGSLLPVSWLITPYVVDGREAATLVLVHAQRPPEAARRPETAANPLPELERLALLAETTTRLTSTLDAEETLRRLLALVVPRLADWAVVDLITERDEVWRTAVVHAENDTLVHHEDLQGPMPPVPEESPMPLSRALRGVASTLAGPETYQQEPDSGIAVEQHRLFEATGIRSAAIAPIRSTRAVLGALTLGRAKDPADFTNADLPLIEDIARRAGLALDNARLYQRQRKVAETMQNHLLPQMPRVPGLQMTARYLPAPDASQVGGDWYDAFSLSDGATALAVGDVVGHDLEAAAGMAQLRNMLRAYAWAHQEPPSRIVARLDEAVMHITDVTMATTIFARVEEREGGNWALSWTNAGHPPPLLISHDGLARYLTDGHGILLGTGVRTPRTDAAAPLPPGSTLLLYTDGLIEAPGQTLDEGLQRLRRHAAALAHRPLASFTDQVLRRVRHVTNDDDVALLAVRAPART encoded by the coding sequence ATGACAGCGGCGGAGGACGCGGGTACCCCCGGGAAACGACCCCCGGCCACACCCGCCGCGGGGCTCACCGGAGCCCTGGAGGCCATCGGGACCGCGGCGTACGTCGTGGACGAGGAGGGCCGCGTCGTCGCCGTCAACGCCCATGCCGAACAGCTGCTGGCCCGGCCCGCCGCGGACTTCCTGGGCCGCGACGCGCACGACCTGCTGCACCGGGACGCCCACGGCCACCCTTTGCCGAGGAGCCGGTGCGACATGCGGCAGGCCTTCCACGCCGGGCGCACCGCCCAGGCCGAGGGGGACCACTTCGAGTGCGGGGACGGCTCCTTGCTGCCCGTGTCGTGGCTGATCACGCCGTACGTCGTGGACGGTCGGGAAGCCGCCACGCTCGTGCTCGTCCACGCCCAGCGCCCGCCGGAGGCCGCCAGACGACCGGAGACGGCGGCCAACCCGCTGCCGGAACTCGAGCGGCTCGCCCTGCTGGCCGAGACCACCACCCGGCTGACGTCCACTCTCGACGCCGAGGAGACGCTGCGCCGGCTGCTGGCCCTGGTGGTGCCCCGGCTGGCGGACTGGGCCGTCGTCGATCTGATCACCGAGCGCGACGAGGTGTGGCGCACCGCCGTCGTCCACGCGGAGAACGACACCCTGGTGCACCACGAGGACCTCCAGGGACCGATGCCGCCGGTCCCGGAGGAATCGCCGATGCCCCTGTCCAGAGCCCTGCGCGGGGTCGCCTCCACTCTGGCCGGACCGGAGACCTACCAGCAGGAACCGGATTCCGGCATCGCGGTGGAACAGCACCGCCTGTTCGAGGCCACCGGTATCCGCTCCGCCGCCATCGCCCCCATCCGCAGCACACGCGCGGTCCTGGGCGCACTGACCCTGGGCCGCGCCAAGGATCCGGCGGACTTCACCAACGCCGATCTCCCCCTCATAGAGGACATCGCCCGCCGCGCCGGCCTGGCCCTGGACAACGCGCGTCTGTACCAGCGTCAGCGCAAGGTCGCCGAGACCATGCAGAACCACCTGCTGCCCCAGATGCCACGGGTGCCCGGACTGCAGATGACGGCCCGCTATCTGCCCGCACCCGATGCCTCACAGGTCGGCGGCGACTGGTACGACGCCTTCTCCCTCTCCGACGGCGCCACCGCACTGGCGGTCGGAGACGTCGTCGGCCACGACCTGGAGGCCGCGGCCGGCATGGCACAACTGCGCAACATGCTCCGCGCCTACGCCTGGGCCCACCAGGAACCCCCGAGCCGGATCGTCGCCCGGCTCGACGAGGCGGTCATGCACATCACCGACGTCACCATGGCCACCACGATCTTCGCCCGGGTCGAGGAGCGGGAGGGCGGCAACTGGGCACTGTCCTGGACCAATGCCGGCCACCCGCCACCCCTCCTGATCAGCCACGACGGCCTGGCCCGCTATCTGACCGACGGCCACGGCATCCTCCTGGGCACCGGAGTCCGTACACCCCGTACCGACGCTGCCGCCCCGCTGCCGCCCGGCTCCACGCTGCTGCTGTACACGGACGGCCTGATCGAGGCGCCCGGCCAAACCCTCGACGAGGGCCTGCAGCGCCTGCGCAGACACGCCGCCGCCCTCGCCCACCGCCCGCTGGCCTCCTTCACCGACCAGGTGCTGCGCCGGGTCCGGCACGTCACCAACGACGACGACGTCGCCCTCCTCGCCGTACGAGCACCGGCCCGAACATGA
- a CDS encoding DUF475 domain-containing protein, whose product MILKTFRWAFAVTALGLAAGVLYDGWAAFGIVAILAVLEISLSFDNAVVNAGILKKMNAFWQKIFLTIGVLIAVFGMRLVFPVVIVAITAKLNPYDAVQLAVTDKDRYQQLVTDAHPAIAAFGGMFLLMIFLDFIFEDRDIKWLAWLERPLAKLGKVDMLSVCIALVVLLVTAFTFATHAHQHGGAHADKAQTVLISGIAGLITYMVVGGLSGYFENKLEEEEEREEEAERSGGNGSPVKLAGQAAFFMFLYLEVLDASFSFDGVIGAFAITNDIVLMALGLGIGAMYVRSLTVYLVRQGTLDDYVYLEHGAHYAIGALAVILMVTIQYEINELITGLVGVVLIGWSFWSSVRRNKALAAAEGETETDSVPVP is encoded by the coding sequence GTGATTCTGAAGACCTTTCGCTGGGCGTTCGCGGTCACCGCGCTCGGCCTGGCCGCAGGAGTGCTGTACGACGGCTGGGCCGCGTTCGGCATCGTGGCGATCCTGGCCGTGCTGGAGATCTCGCTGTCGTTCGACAACGCGGTGGTCAACGCCGGAATCCTGAAGAAGATGAACGCCTTCTGGCAGAAGATCTTCCTCACGATCGGTGTCCTGATCGCCGTGTTCGGCATGCGGCTGGTTTTCCCGGTCGTGATCGTCGCCATCACCGCGAAGCTCAATCCGTACGACGCGGTCCAGCTGGCCGTGACCGACAAGGACCGTTACCAGCAGCTGGTGACCGACGCGCACCCGGCGATCGCCGCGTTCGGTGGCATGTTCTTGCTGATGATCTTCCTGGACTTCATCTTCGAGGACCGGGACATCAAGTGGCTGGCCTGGCTGGAGCGGCCGCTGGCCAAGCTCGGCAAGGTCGACATGCTGTCGGTCTGCATCGCGCTGGTCGTCCTGCTGGTCACCGCGTTCACCTTCGCGACCCACGCCCACCAGCACGGCGGCGCGCACGCCGACAAGGCGCAGACCGTCCTGATCTCCGGTATCGCGGGTCTGATCACCTACATGGTCGTCGGCGGCCTCTCCGGCTACTTCGAGAACAAACTCGAAGAGGAGGAGGAACGCGAGGAAGAAGCCGAACGCTCCGGCGGGAACGGATCGCCGGTCAAGCTGGCAGGCCAGGCGGCGTTCTTCATGTTCCTCTATCTTGAGGTTCTCGACGCCTCGTTCTCCTTCGACGGCGTGATCGGCGCGTTCGCCATCACCAACGACATCGTCCTGATGGCGCTGGGCCTGGGCATCGGCGCGATGTACGTCCGGTCCCTGACCGTGTACCTGGTCCGCCAGGGCACCCTCGACGACTACGTCTACCTGGAGCACGGCGCCCACTACGCGATCGGCGCCCTCGCGGTGATCCTCATGGTCACCATCCAGTACGAGATCAACGAGCTCATCACCGGTCTCGTCGGTGTCGTCCTGATCGGCTGGTCCTTCTGGTCCTCCGTGCGCCGCAACAAGGCGCTCGCGGCGGCCGAGGGGGAGACGGAGACCGACTCGGTCCCGGTGCCGTAG